Part of the Limihaloglobus sulfuriphilus genome is shown below.
TTAAACGGGCTGCCGGCACTTTTCGGATCTTCAACTTGTGAGGCCGCAGAGCTTGCAAGGATGGCAAAATGGGTTCTCGATAATCTTGAGGATATCAGCGATACCGAATTTCCCGCCGATACAGCGGATTTAATTCAAAATGCACTAACCGAACTTTCGGGCGATGAATACTCCTGGCACCGCTCATCGCAGATACGCGAGGATTACAGAGAAAAAATCCGCTTTAACCCCTCAATGGATTTAAAAACAATAAAAGGTTCAGTGCTGAAAAACCTGCTTGAGAAAATATACAGGCGGGCAGGCGAGGCGGTCGAGAAATCAATTGACCCTGAAACCGGTCTCATTCATACGTATTTTCAGCATGAGCCTGTAGATTATGAGCTTGAGGGCAAACCAAAAGACTACAAGTGCCTCACTTCTGAGGAGAAGGTTCCTTGTAAGAAAGTGTTGAAGTTCAAACAAAAGACACTGCCTCTCTTCCTGGAAGGTCAGGTTCACCGGCTCAGGCTTATAAATTCAAAAGAAAAGGCCCGCCAGGTTTACAGGTCTCTGAGAAACAGCCCTGTATTCGATAAAGAACTTGAAATGTATAAGCTCAATGAGTGCCTGAATTCTTGCGGAGATGAGATTGGCAGGGCCCGAACATTTTCGAGGGGCTGGTTTGAGAATGAGTCCATCTGGCTGCATATGTCATACAAATATCTTCTTGAGCTTGTCAGGGCCGGACTTTATGAAGATTTCTATGAAGATGCCCGCACCATGCTGGTTCCGTTTATGGACCCGCGAGTTTATGGCAGAAGTGTGCTTGAGAACAGCTCTTTTATAGCTTCCTCTGCATGTCCCGACCCAAATGCGCGGGGCAGAGGCTTCGTTGCCAGACTCAGCGGCTCAACTGCTGAATTTATACATATCTGGCAACTGCTTACTGTAGGTGAGAAGCCTTTTAAGCTGGAAAATGGTCAACTCCGTTTTGGTCTTACACCTGCTCTGCCGGCAGAGTGGTTCACTAACGATTCGCGGGTTGTAAACTTCCGGGGCAAAAGCACACAGATACCTGCAAATTGTTTTGCCTGTTCCCTGCTGGGCAATATTCTGCTCGTGTATCATAACCAAGCCGGAAAGAACACTTTCGGCGAAGATTCTGCCAAGCCGGTTAGATACCTGCTCAATGAGAATTTGGATGTAAGGGCCGATGAGTTTGAAGGTCAAATTGCCCAAGACATCCGAAACCGAAAATACAGCAGGGTAGATGTTTGGCTTGAGTGAGCCTTTGAACAAATAAAGCCGCCAAAGCAGCTTATAATCCCTCCTTTGCCGCTTTGACGGCTTAAAAATGCCTTTATGCGCAATAGCGCATAAATCAGGCTTTATAATGTTCGCAATTTTAACAAAACCTTAGATTCAGCAAAGCTACAGTTCTTGGCTAAGCCGACTCATGATAGAGCAAATCTGTGGATACTATGGTATCGGCGTGTAGGGGTATCCGAAGGGATATCCGCCTGTTGACGGCATTCCTTCACCTGTGCCGATAGCTGCAAGTGCTACCAGGATCGCCATAAAAGCAATCAAGGCGGTTACCAGCCAAAATCTGGAGTCATGAAGTAAATTGCTAAGGTGTAAATTGTCTTTGTCAAAATGGTTATGTGTGTTGTGTTTTAAAATATTCATAGTTTCAGCTCCTCTCTTTTGAGTTCAACTGGTTAAAGCTGAATTTTAATGAATTACAACATTAACTTTTCATCAATTTATACGATTAAAGATACAGTATGTTTTTATTTTTTTATCTTTTATCGGAATGCGGTTTTCTTGCCAGATTCTGATGTCTTCGCTGTGTGTCAGCAAAGATGCCGCTCATATCTATCAAAACAGGCAATATAAATCTTGTAAAACTTTGCATCAGGCCTAAAATTGTGTTTTAGAATGAGCAGTGAATCAAAAATAACAGAATATTTCGCGGCGGCGCAACAGCTTGACCCTGTACGTTTTCCAATCGGTATCGGCGATGATATGGCTCAAATCTGTACCGAGGATATCAAAAGCGTTCTGGTTACGACCGATATGCTCCTTGACGGCACGCATTTTGACCTTTCCGGAGGCGACAGGCTTGAGCTGGTTGGTTATAAATCGATGGCTGCCAGCCTTAGCGACTGCGCGGCGATGGCAAGCATACCGGTTGCCGCTGTAGTTTCGGTTGCTTTGCCAGCCGGTTTTGGCGAGGATAAACTTAAACGTCTGCACGCGGGCATACTCGATGCGGCGAGCAGATATAATTGTCCGCTTATCGGCGGAGATATCACCGGCTGGAAATCTTCAGATGACAGACTTGCTGTCTCGGTAACGATGTTTTCAAAATTGCCGCTCGGCGCAGAACCGATAAAACGCTCAACCGCACAGCCGGGAGACAGGATATATGTTACCGGCTCGCTCGGCGGGTCAATCCGCGGCAGGCATCTTGAATTTACGCCGCGAATCGAAGAGGCTCTTCGTCTGCGAGGATTAGCGAAAATAACGGCGATGATGGATATTTCTGACGGTTTGAGCACTGATTTAAATCACATCTGCCGTCTATCCGGTGTGGGGGCAGTAGTATATGCTGAAAAGATACCTGTTTCTTCTCTGCCGGATGTTGATTTAAGCAGTGCACTTAATGACGGCGAGGATTTTGAGCTTCTCTTTACCGTCGCCGCAAAGGATTCGGGAGGGCTGGAATCAGGCTGGAAGATGCCTGCGAAGATTACCTGTATCGGCGAAGTAACTGATAAGAAAGATGTTATGATTGAATTCCCAGACGGGCGAATTGAGCCGCTCAGAGCCGGCGGATATGACCATTTAAACAAAGAGTAACTTTCAGGTATAAACAGCACTTACAAATAAGAAGTTTAGATGATATGAAAGAAATAATTACAAAATCACCCCAGGAAACTATTAAACTTGGCGAGCGTATCGGGCAGCAGCTGCGTGGCGGCGAAGTCATCTCACTCGTGGGGAATCTCGGCACAGGTAAAACCCATATCATTAAGGGTATTGCTGGCGGTGTGTCTGAATGCAGTGAAGCGGTTGAGGGATTCGTAAACAGCCCTACATTTGTTCTTGTCAACGAATATCTTGATGGCAGGCTCGAAATATATCATATTGACGC
Proteins encoded:
- a CDS encoding thiamine-phosphate kinase; protein product: MSSESKITEYFAAAQQLDPVRFPIGIGDDMAQICTEDIKSVLVTTDMLLDGTHFDLSGGDRLELVGYKSMAASLSDCAAMASIPVAAVVSVALPAGFGEDKLKRLHAGILDAASRYNCPLIGGDITGWKSSDDRLAVSVTMFSKLPLGAEPIKRSTAQPGDRIYVTGSLGGSIRGRHLEFTPRIEEALRLRGLAKITAMMDISDGLSTDLNHICRLSGVGAVVYAEKIPVSSLPDVDLSSALNDGEDFELLFTVAAKDSGGLESGWKMPAKITCIGEVTDKKDVMIEFPDGRIEPLRAGGYDHLNKE
- the tsaE gene encoding tRNA (adenosine(37)-N6)-threonylcarbamoyltransferase complex ATPase subunit type 1 TsaE — translated: MKEIITKSPQETIKLGERIGQQLRGGEVISLVGNLGTGKTHIIKGIAGGVSECSEAVEGFVNSPTFVLVNEYLDGRLEIYHIDAYRLSSATEFELLGFDDLCHDNSVVLIEWADKVSKSLQGIDMTELELEHVSGSERLVRFKKMPAYIHL